The genomic stretch TCTTCATTCATTGTTTACTCCATGAGTTAGTAAATTACACCAAGTGTTTATTCGTTTCATGGTATCACAATGATTTCAATGTCAATTATAAACTAATTTATTTGCCCTTGACGCTCCCACGACCCTAAAGGGTCGGGGATTCTGAAGTCCTTGCGGATACTTCTTTCTGCCCTACAGATACCTTACCCGAAGCAATCTTCTTAGGCTTTTCTCTGTATATCATCCTTCGATCTGACAGACTTGACTTCCCCACCGTCCGTGGGTACTAAGTTCTTATTATGCGATATGAATGCCCAGTCACGGATATTACGAGCTGCATTGACATCACGATCATAGACGATCCCACATTCAGGACATTTCCATGTTCGTTGATCCAATGTCAGCCCCTTGTAGTAGTGACCACATTCATTTCCTGTTTTCGAGCTTGCTTCAAATCTACCGATTTGCAAATACCATTTCCCATACCACTCGGTTTTATACGATGTGAATGAATCAAATTGAGTCCATGCTACCTCACTAATAGCACGTGCTAATTTGTGGTTCTGCAACATTCCTTTCACGTTTAAGTCTTCTCTGGCAATTGCTTGGTTCTCACGCACCAGTCGTGTGCTTAACTTGTGTAGGAAATCGGTTCTCTTGTCCACAACCTTCTGATGTAGCTTCGCTACCTTCAATTGTGCTTTCTTTCTGTTCTTACTGCCTTTCTGTTTGTGACTTAGCTTTCGTTGTAGAAGCGTCAAACGTTCCTGTTTGGATCTAAGGAACTTTGGATTCTCTACAACTTCACCTTCACTTGTCACACAGAAATCTTTGATACCAACATCTATACCAAGCACTGCATGCTTGTCTACTAACATTGGCTTTGTAGGTAATTCCAATCCATCATTGGCTAAAATACTGATGTAGTATTCACCTGACGCATTCGTTGA from Candidatus Omnitrophota bacterium encodes the following:
- a CDS encoding RNA-guided endonuclease TnpB family protein, whose translation is MIKAFKYRIYPTDDQKVLMSKHFGHCRWVYNWGLDTKRKAYALTGKSPSKFDLSNMLPSMKKQEATAWLKEVNSQSLQATLENLDMAFNAFFNKRSEFPKFKSKNSSKQSFTIPCGVEVDYDHGRVWLPKFKEAIKIKLSRKIVGRITKSTVSTNASGEYYISILANDGLELPTKPMLVDKHAVLGIDVGIKDFCVTSEGEVVENPKFLRSKQERLTLLQRKLSHKQKGSKNRKKAQLKVAKLHQKVVDKRTDFLHKLSTRLVRENQAIAREDLNVKGMLQNHKLARAISEVAWTQFDSFTSYKTEWYGKWYLQIGRFEASSKTGNECGHYYKGLTLDQRTWKCPECGIVYDRDVNAARNIRDWAFISHNKNLVPTDGGEVKSVRSKDDIQRKA